A stretch of Deltaproteobacteria bacterium DNA encodes these proteins:
- a CDS encoding motility associated factor glycosyltransferase family protein: MVEMSFLGKNLEALKRFNPHVREWLDKNSEKAVEVRAKISKNKNGITDISVGPGFLMENFSLNSYQIWLRDRDVKVYIVIGTNLGYGLNLILEKADPSTKVLVLEPSAEILFACLGLTDYSPFIKQNRLAFLHPDINFLNKFLSQLELYIFHSKIKILVDIPSSTIGPEYEHWGKRIKEILADMKLNVTTTKKIQEEVVKNEMENFSSAFSDGSLLPLKCDSMDLQAIILGAGPSLEHYIGLLKEFEDSALFLTSFQTLPALEGFGFTPSLSMLIDYSKNLIDIYKRVDSERLKNIPLIYSVKASPGVVRRYPGPRFPIWTIGGLGTYIKDHLDIVIDSGGNVCVALIRLFKLFGIKKFFLVGQDFAWVDSKTHVSGHHANKLQFRYDPKIHARLKNRRGETIYSTASHLSAARKIEQEIKNSDIKVYNLYGGGVNIVGTIEITWDEMKDELSNNTQKSKLTSFLKELALCRKPRPIPALPLQFKAWNSSLNHVQKRLEKLFKKPSKNALEINATFREIYLFLNQHPLYQPYISNDIAEMAKMAFIKSNYSPADFVYTKKIIKNIKRKTREMDTALSVAAGVKGQVTARSKPL, encoded by the coding sequence ATGGTTGAAATGTCTTTTCTGGGAAAAAATTTAGAAGCATTAAAGCGGTTCAATCCACACGTCAGGGAATGGCTGGATAAAAACAGCGAGAAAGCGGTTGAAGTGAGGGCGAAAATATCAAAAAACAAAAACGGGATTACCGACATCTCGGTGGGCCCCGGTTTCCTGATGGAAAATTTCTCCCTCAACTCATATCAGATCTGGCTCAGAGACCGCGACGTCAAAGTTTACATAGTCATCGGCACAAATTTAGGATACGGCCTGAATCTGATCCTGGAAAAAGCGGATCCGTCGACTAAGGTCTTGGTTTTGGAACCGAGTGCGGAAATCCTCTTTGCATGCCTTGGCCTTACGGATTACTCCCCTTTCATCAAACAAAACAGGCTCGCATTTCTGCATCCTGATATAAATTTTTTGAACAAGTTCTTAAGTCAACTGGAATTATATATTTTCCATTCCAAGATCAAAATCCTGGTTGATATTCCGAGTTCCACGATCGGACCCGAATACGAGCATTGGGGAAAAAGGATTAAAGAGATCCTTGCTGACATGAAATTAAATGTCACCACAACAAAAAAAATACAAGAAGAAGTCGTAAAAAATGAAATGGAAAATTTCAGTTCCGCATTTTCCGATGGCTCTCTTTTACCCCTGAAATGTGATTCCATGGATCTGCAAGCAATAATACTTGGAGCAGGACCATCCCTGGAACATTATATAGGTCTTTTAAAGGAATTTGAAGATTCAGCTCTTTTCCTGACATCGTTTCAAACACTCCCGGCCCTTGAAGGTTTTGGCTTTACTCCATCACTGTCAATGCTCATTGATTACTCAAAGAACCTGATAGATATTTATAAGCGCGTAGATTCTGAACGGCTCAAGAACATTCCTCTCATCTATTCAGTAAAAGCATCACCAGGGGTGGTAAGAAGGTATCCCGGCCCCAGGTTCCCGATATGGACCATAGGAGGGCTCGGCACCTACATAAAGGATCACCTCGATATAGTGATTGATTCTGGAGGAAATGTCTGCGTTGCGTTGATCAGGTTGTTCAAGTTGTTCGGCATAAAAAAATTCTTTTTGGTAGGACAGGATTTTGCCTGGGTGGACAGTAAAACCCATGTAAGCGGTCATCATGCAAATAAACTTCAATTCAGATATGATCCTAAAATTCATGCACGACTGAAAAACCGGCGAGGGGAAACGATTTATTCTACTGCTTCTCATTTATCTGCCGCACGCAAGATAGAACAGGAGATAAAAAATTCAGATATTAAAGTGTACAACCTTTACGGGGGTGGCGTGAATATTGTGGGGACCATCGAAATTACTTGGGATGAAATGAAAGATGAGCTTTCCAATAACACTCAAAAATCAAAGCTTACCTCCTTTTTAAAAGAACTCGCTCTTTGCAGAAAACCAAGACCGATTCCTGCCCTGCCCTTACAGTTCAAGGCTTGGAACAGCTCTCTGAATCATGTGCAGAAAAGGTTGGAAAAACTTTTCAAAAAACCATCAAAAAATGCATTAGAGATAAACGCCACATTCAGGGAAATATATTTATTTTTGAACCAGCACCCCTTATACCAGCCGTACATTTCAAATGACATAGCTGAAATGGCGAAAATGGCATTCATAAAAAGCAATTATTCACCTGCCGATTTTGTTTACACAAAAAAAATCATCAAGAATATCAAAAGAAAGACAAGGGAAATGGATACTGCTTTAAGTGTGGCAGCAGGGGTGAAAGGCCAAGTAACGGCAAGGAGTAAACCACTATAG